The stretch of DNA AAGAATATTAAAATCCactcaaaaaattaaaagtattCATACAACAACGTCTCTGGCGacaaatataatacaatataacCACTAAACAATACCTGACTGCATCATATCCTTGGCACAAGCTTACAccacataatatttttttctgacgTTCGCTGTTTTCACCAAGATATTTCATTGCAATATTACCACCCATACTATACCCAACAATTAGGAAAGTAGAATCGCTGTACATTTTTTCAACCGTTTCTATCATCGATGCAAAATATCTTGTGTctcctaaatataaaataatttatcattatttcatGCATATAAATAGTATAGGCCTAATAGTTCTAATCACCGTTAGGGTTGCCACTTccggatacattttttttcgaatcgaatctcgaatcgaaaattttcgaatcgaatctttccgaatctgattccggaaatgtttttttttttttttttttcatcgctAAAAAATTACCCAAACTGCGTCACCTCTAATGCTGATATGGCACCCAAACAATACACTATTACAGCAAAAACAAAATGCCAGtggaaaatgaaatataatctGTTATCTGAAAACAAATTCCAAAATAACATGCAAAACTTCAAATCGTGCCTAAACATCACCCCCCCCCTGTCAGAACCTGCGATATTGTGTGTCAAGTTCGCGAAAAAggcaaaatttgaagaagatattGTTTCACTCCAACAATTTCTTATTGCAGTAGAGAAAATTGAGTTCATTAACATGGGCACTCGTTAGTCGTGATCTCAACTGTGAAACAGTCAGTCCAGCAGAAGAAAAAGCCCTTTCTGAAGCAGCCGAGGTTGCGGGTACACTCAGATACTTCACTGCCATTCTCTTGAGCAAAGGGGCACGGGCTCCATTGTTATCCCACCAGGTCAATGGTGCAGGTGGTGACTCTTTATCATCAACCTTTCGTTTTAAGTACCAAGCTATTTCCTCTGACACAATATTCGAACTTTCCGAGTCTGAAGAACTGCCAGAGTTCTCTAGGCCTCTCTCAAAAAGTCCATGAATTTCACTAGATGAATTCACGGTTTCCATTTGCTCTTGACTATGATCCATTTGGGCAGGGGTCCATGACGTGATTCATCCTGAGCCGTAGAAGTATCTGCTTCAGTTTCAACAGCTATCCGCACctataaaaaatgtttcatcaGCATCAGAAATCGAagtgaaattaatttgaaattagaacattcaaaaattaaattaccgagaCTCGCATCTGTCTGCTGAAAAATTTGCCCTTGTGAAAGGGATTCAACCAGGTGGACTTGTGGTAAATGCTTACTCCTTCGCTTTGTACTGAAGTTGACATGACATCTGAGAATCTAGTGTGTAACGAACTGAGAATGGTCGAACAGAAGGTCTTTGATGCCGATAGCTGAAGCTCATCGACAAGGAGTTCTTCACACTGACCCACTAAACCTTTTGCAATTGGTAGCAAAGATGACATCGTCACATAATTACTTCCTTCAAGGTGATCAGAGGCTGTCTAAAAATaagatattttattgcaaatttttgGACACTGAATTGTAAACCCAAGGACAAATAACCCTAGTCAATATAATTCAGTTCTCATAAACTATCATTATGATGCAGCAAACACAGAGTTAGTAaccttttgaaataaaattctgaGCTTGATTAGTTACCTAGAATGGTTTCAATATGATAGAAATTTCTCTTAGCAAGCTCCAGTGGTTGTCCTTTAGTTCAAGACTGACTGCTGTCGCTCGTGGGACAATTGTTGGATCAGCCAGTACCGAACGAATTATCCACTGGTTTTTCACAAGATTTGCTATCATAGCAAATGTGGAGTTCCACCTGGTTGAAACGTCTATCGGCAtctcaatgttttttatttcagtgtctGCCGACTGAGCATGGCGTCGCAACGCTGTCATGCATTTTGCTGACTTCTAAAGTGTTGCACTAAGTGCCGCGCAGCacctgaaatttaaatttttatacataaatacATCCAGTGAACATATTCTGACAAAAAGTGTTTCATTTAAATAGCAGATGATTTCAAACTATCCATTTGTAGGCATTCCATAGATTTATCAGGCTTTCCCCTTATTTAGCATCACATACAGCCTCAATTACCTAGTGCCCTtgctatttctgtatttttgatGGCATCTTTGATACACAGCTGGAGGGTGTGAGCAGCGCAACGAATGTGATGCCAGCCATGTtcagtttgtaaaattttacaTGCAGAAACAACATTCGCCCCGTTGTCTGTTACTATAGCAAATATGGAGGAAGGGGGGATAGAAAAATCATTCAGTACATATAGGATGTAACTTTTCAAGTTTATACCAGTTTGGTCCCCAACTATTTGTGTAGTGGACAATACATAGTTCTGTAGTTCTCCTGCCATGACAAAATGTGCTGTAACAGTTATATAAGCTTCCATCCGGATGCTTGTCCATGCATCTGTTGTGATAGATATCacattttgttcttttaaaataGACATGAGTTTGCATTTATACTGCGAATATTTAGTTTCAATCTGTTTTCCAAAAAAAGTTCTTCCAGGCATCTCGTATCCCGGCTCAAgatttgatattaaatttcTAAAATGCTCCCCCTCTACGATATTGATCGGCCTCATGTCCCCTATTATAACATTGACTATTAATTTGTCTATATGATTCTGTCTTTGTCTGCTAATGGACTTTGATTTAAAAAAGGTTTCaagttttttctgttttgttccACTTCCACTGCCTTCTGTCACTTGGCTCGCTgttaaactgaaaataaaatgtataaaatataaacagcAGCTACATAATCTTGTACACATTTAGTAAAATTTTCTGCTGGCTTGACCTGCTTTATTGATTAGACAGTATGAAATATGGTGGACAATTGCCTCTGACATAAATTTGCCTGACCTGGCTGGGCATCACAACTGTCAACATCGCAACTAATACAATTCTAACTTTTGTATCAGCTTCAAGTTACACgagtataaaattatttctaatTACTGATTTCTCTATTTATCTTTTCAGTCCTGCCAGTATGTTAGTTTAGCAAACCATTGCTTATTTCATTTCCTAGATGAAACTGTTTTAAGTACCCGAGTTTAAGAACTATAATTCTGTAGTTACGTAAGCCCATATGGCGTTCTGGCTGTAGaagaattaattaaaaaaaaggtttggCTTACTTTGATGTATGCACTGAATCAGTGTTGATGAATGCATGTCTTCTTCTGAGGTGGTTCAAAAGATTGCCGGTAGACTCGCAGTATGACAACTTCTCTTTACAGAAGTTGCAAATCACATATGAATATCCCTCCTCTTTTGACGGGCGAGAAAAATGTTCCCAGACTAAGGAATTGGGGCGCCGTCCCTGCCGCCTAggtgttatttttttaaagctaCTACTGATATTAGACattctgaataataaaaatgcatTGCAAATAGTCATATAATTAAGTTATACTAGTAAGCTACCGATGCCTGGCCGCACATTTTGCAGTCCAATGAGTTTAACAGCAGCGCATGGCACCCTGTCAAGTACCACGTCCCGGTTCTCCTACAATTTGCAATGCAAACTTGTAACAATCAGTCCCCACTCAGTCTTGAACCACTGAATTGTTGAACCCAACACCTCAGAAGAACACTGAAAAAACTTGTTGTAATATTCCGCTTGACAACACGACAGAACAATACGGCAATAACACTCGCAAATGGCACACAGAGTTTGTAGACTACCCCACGCTGAgttttactgttaccggtaacaAATATTGATAGATTCCAGGATCAAATAACTAAATACAGAACAGTTAGTAAATATAACACGCAATAAGTCCCATCCTATCCTAACCTATTGATTCCCAACTAAATAATAACAATAGCAGAAATCTAATAACTCACAAAACGCACACTCAACTAAATCCTAAAGGACCGGCAAAGCAGATGACTGCCGATTGCGCCATCACAGCTCGTCTCGCTCACGCACAACAGAGAGCAATACAAGATACTAACTAAAGAGCAAGGGTCGACGTCGGTCGATTGCAGCAGCCAATAGCGTGTAAGACAAACATATTGCGACATCGCTCAATACTCACTCTCAaatacaataaagaaataaaccaATGTTCAGACCTGTTGAAAACTGTTGTCGTAAAATTACGCATCAAAGAAGCCCGGGCGATATGTGAATTCGACTTTGCGAGCGAGCAAAGAGTTTTGCAGACCACTAGCAGATGTCTCGCTGGTGTGTGTTCCCCACTGCAAAACTAACGCAAAACGAGAGCACTTCGCCGAAAAAAAGAAGGCAAATCACTCTCTAAAATATATCTTTCGTCGTTGAAATGAATGCTAATTTCATCAAACAAAGAACTGTATCCCATTATAAAGCGCAAATTCATTCGAGAGAGATAGTCGGACGAGCGCTTATTTGTTTGCTTTCGAGTGAAATCATATCCGTTCGCATAGCTGGAAGACAACCGCCGTTAATAAAATCGAGAGTCGGCGTTATTTTTTGTAAAGCCACGTTATCGTTTTTCGAATCGCCCGAgtgcgattcgaatcgattcgaaaaGGCAACGATTCGAATCAATTCGATTCGGAAATCCAAATGTGGCATCCCTAATCACcgttattaataaaattaaaacacaaCAAAAATGGTCATCATTTCCATTAATTCTCTTCTGCAACCATTTGCTGTGATAGGTGTGAACCGTGTGTTACCGATTcgtagggtcggcttatatgaGAATTTTTATGAATTCTCTGTTTTATGGTGTCGGCTTATATGCGATAATGCAAGGATATACGAGcagtaaaaattgaaacattCACAAGTATcggtacaaaaaaaaattttcttcgaaTCTTTCCTAAAACCATGAATAAAGTACCGgtatattcaatatattcaaattaaggTATTCAAGTATGCTGGGATACTTGGTCTAATTTCTAACAGTTCTACCTACCTACTTGTTCctagaaaataatattattgaacgTACCATAGGTAAAAATTTTGGGTGATGTTAGTTTGACATTCGCAAGTGATCCAATATGATTCAAAACACAGACACGAAATCCGCTTTCTGTTGCATATTTCACAAAAGTTCTTACGTATGATTTCTCTGACGAATTTGCAATACCAGGACAAACAAGAATTGTGTAATCGCCTGAAAATAGAGGAATAATGGataagttaataaaaaaaaaagctaaaaacAAACAGACTCAAGCCATTTGTTAGTAAGATGGCGATGAAATGGGAAATATAATCAAAAGTAGGAGTT from Styela clava chromosome 14, kaStyClav1.hap1.2, whole genome shotgun sequence encodes:
- the LOC120335845 gene encoding E3 SUMO-protein ligase ZBED1-like; this translates as MTICNAFLLFRMSNISSSFKKITPRRQGRRPNSLVWEHFSRPSKEEGYSYVICNFCKEKLSYCESTGNLLNHLRRRHAFINTDSVHTSNLTASQVTEGSGSGTKQKKLETFFKSKSISRQRQNHIDKLIVNVIIGDMRPINIVEGEHFRNLISNLEPGYEMPGRTFFGKQIETKYSQYKCKLMSILKEQNVISITTDAWTSIRMEAYITVTAHFVMAGELQNYVLSTTQIVGDQTGINLKSYILYVLNDFSIPPSSIFAIVTDNGANVVSACKILQTEHGWHHIRCAAHTLQLCIKDAIKNTEIARALASDHLEGSNYVTMSSLLPIAKGLVGQCEELLVDELQLSASKTFCSTILSSLHTRFSDVMSTSVQSEGITSWTPAQMDHSQEQMETVNSSSEIHGLFERGLENSGSSSDSESSNIVSEEIAWYLKRKVDDKESPPAPLTWWDNNGARAPLLKRMAVKYLSVPATSAASERAFSSAGLTVSQLRSRLTSAHVNELNFLYCNKKLLE